One Vigna unguiculata cultivar IT97K-499-35 chromosome 11, ASM411807v1, whole genome shotgun sequence DNA window includes the following coding sequences:
- the LOC114170737 gene encoding mRNA cap guanine-N7 methyltransferase 1: MKRGYQESPSTSVGPPQSKARHDPQGGANFLEDESTKIFARKVADHYSARSNQTLEEREASPIIHLKKLNNWIKSVLIQLYARRGDAVLDLACGKGGDLIKWDKAKIGYYVGIDIAEGSIKDCRTRYNGDADHHQRRKKFTFPARLICGDCYEVRLDKVLADDAPFDICSCQFALHYSWSTEARARQALANVSALLRPGGIFIGTMPDANVIVKKLREAEGLTFGNSVYWVRFDEEFSDKKFKSSSPFGIKYTFHLEDAVDCPEWIVPFHIFKSLAEEYDFELVFAKNSHEFVHEYMKKPEFVELMRRLGALGDGNQDNSTLSADEWEAAYLYMSFVLRKRGQPDKSQQGSRRDRGSMQIAEEDIMYITDY, from the exons ATGAAACGTGGGTACCAGGAATCTCCTTCGACCTCGGTAGGTCCACCTCAATCCAAAGCTAGGCATGATCCTCAAG GTGGTGCAAATTTTCTTGAGGATGAAAGCACGAAGATTTTTGCTCGGAAAGTAGCTGATCATTATAGTGCAAGATCTAACCAGACTTTGGAAGAACGGGAGGCCAGTCCAATAATTCATTTAAAGAAACTCAATAACTGG ATTAAGAGCGTCTTAATTCAGCTTTATGCCCGTCGAGGAGATGCAGTACTTGATCTAGCCTGTGGCAAG GGTGGTGATCTTATCAAATGGGACAAGGCCAAAATTGGATACTATGTTGGTATTGACATTGCCGAAGGTTCG ATCAAAGACTGTCGAACACGTTACAATGGTGATGCTGACCATCATCAGCGACGTAAAAAGTTTACATTTCCTGCTCGCCTTATATGTGGAGATTGTTATGAG GTTCGCTTGGACAAAGTTCTTGCGGATGATGCTCCTTTTGATATTTGTAGTTGCCAG TTTGCATTACATTACTCATGGTCTACAGAAGCCCGTGCCCGGCAAGCATTAGCTAATGTATCAGCTTTACTTCGCCCAGGAGGCATTTTCATTGGAACTATGCCTGATGCGAATGTGATTGTCAAGAAGCTTAGAGAAG CTGAAGGATTAACTTTCGGTAACAGTGTCTATTGGGTGCGTTTTGATGAAGAATTTTCTGACAAG AAATTTAAATCTTCCAGCCCCTTTGGAATAAAGTACACGTTCCATTTGGAG GATGCTGTTGATTGTCCTGAATGGATTGTTCCCTTCCACATATTCAAGTCGTTAGCTGAAGAG TATGACTTTGAGCTTGTTTTCGCAAAGAACTCGCACGAATTTGTGCACGAATATATGAAAAAACCGGAATTTGTGGAGCTCATGCGAAGATTAGGTGCATTGGGAGATGGAAACCAAGATAATA GTACACTCTCAGCTGATGAATGGGAGGCAGCATATTTATACATGTCATTTGTATTGAGAAAG CGAGGTCAACCTGACAAAAGCCAACAGGGTAGCAGAAGGGATCGAGGGTCAATGCAGATTGCAGAGGAAGACATCATGTACATTACTGATTACTGA